One window from the genome of Fundidesulfovibrio magnetotacticus encodes:
- a CDS encoding radical SAM protein, which produces MSDEEFMRLYGPRFEAALAEARRYVDDPAILRREVDAQAALADRSRLMVPKPDQFTYRMMNYRGFTRFPERLKNNILARDESRSEECLSLPFMMDVEPVSRCNFRCIMCATVKREGKPKPDLSLEDFKRFMDRNPQLMEVKIQGVGEPLLNRDLFGMIEYATARDTWVRTTVNGSLLHVDDNFKRLVDSGIGEVQTSFDGATKEVFEHIRAGADFDQIVKNLTALNAYVAGKDRDHTRMWVLLQSNNRHQLLDFIRMAARMGFRRMTYSVVLTGWGEENSFSDLKVRPFTEQEESRILELAEREGVEVSVWNCTDRFRIGNPATLCPVPFSRAFIGSDLRILPCGTIGHYDDVNFGHALAFRETWNSPTYRQFRRAHLEGRIPSFCRECYSLEEGL; this is translated from the coding sequence ATGAGCGACGAAGAATTCATGCGGCTCTACGGCCCCCGCTTCGAGGCCGCCCTGGCCGAGGCCAGGCGCTACGTGGACGACCCGGCCATCCTGCGCCGCGAGGTGGACGCCCAGGCCGCCCTGGCCGACCGCTCGCGCCTCATGGTGCCCAAGCCCGACCAGTTCACCTACCGCATGATGAACTACCGGGGCTTCACGCGCTTTCCGGAGCGGCTCAAGAACAACATCCTGGCCCGCGACGAGTCGCGCTCCGAGGAGTGCCTCTCGCTGCCCTTCATGATGGACGTGGAGCCCGTGAGCCGGTGCAACTTCCGCTGCATCATGTGCGCCACCGTCAAGCGCGAGGGCAAGCCCAAGCCGGACCTCTCCCTGGAAGACTTCAAACGCTTCATGGACCGCAACCCCCAGCTCATGGAGGTGAAGATCCAGGGAGTGGGCGAGCCCCTGCTCAACCGCGATCTCTTCGGCATGATCGAGTACGCCACCGCGCGCGACACCTGGGTGCGCACCACCGTGAACGGCTCGCTCCTGCACGTGGACGACAATTTCAAACGCCTGGTGGATTCCGGCATCGGCGAGGTGCAGACCTCCTTCGACGGAGCCACCAAGGAGGTCTTCGAGCACATCCGCGCCGGGGCCGACTTCGACCAGATCGTCAAGAACCTGACGGCGCTCAACGCCTACGTGGCCGGGAAGGACCGCGACCACACCCGCATGTGGGTGCTCCTGCAGAGCAACAACCGCCACCAGTTGCTCGATTTCATCCGCATGGCCGCTCGCATGGGCTTCAGGCGCATGACCTACTCGGTGGTGCTCACCGGCTGGGGCGAGGAGAACAGCTTCAGCGACCTCAAGGTGCGCCCCTTCACCGAGCAGGAGGAGTCCCGCATCCTGGAGTTGGCCGAGCGCGAAGGCGTTGAGGTCTCCGTGTGGAACTGCACCGACCGCTTCCGCATCGGCAACCCGGCCACACTCTGCCCCGTGCCCTTCTCCCGGGCCTTCATCGGCTCGGACCTGCGCATCCTGCCCTGCGGCACCATCGGCCACTACGACGACGTGAACTTCGGGCACGCCCTGGCCTTCCGCGAAACCTGGAACTCCCCCACCTACCGGCAGTTCCGCCGGGCGCACCTGGAGGGGCGCATCCCCTCCTTCTGTCGGGAATGCTACTCTCTGGAAGAGGGACTCTGA
- a CDS encoding class I SAM-dependent methyltransferase, whose translation MPLIDFVSVLHKKTVRDYKERVCVHDKIECATVAKRYGRDYWDGDRSHGYGGYRYDGRWEPVARAMIEHYGLRDGMSLLDVGCGKAHLLHEFKKLLPGLEVRGVDISRWGLDTAKEEVRPFLTEAPAQELPFADNSFDLVISLATFHNLKVFELKRAIDELNRVAKDPARSYVMLESYRNEAERVNLMFWQLTCESFYSVEEWEWLYAHFGFKGDYSFIFFE comes from the coding sequence ATGCCCCTCATCGACTTCGTCTCCGTCCTGCACAAGAAGACCGTCCGCGACTACAAAGAGCGGGTGTGCGTCCACGACAAGATCGAGTGCGCCACCGTGGCCAAGCGCTACGGCCGCGACTACTGGGACGGCGACCGCAGCCACGGCTACGGCGGCTACCGCTACGACGGCCGCTGGGAGCCCGTGGCCCGGGCCATGATCGAGCATTACGGGCTCAGGGACGGCATGAGCCTCCTGGACGTTGGCTGCGGCAAGGCCCATCTGCTCCACGAGTTCAAGAAGCTCCTGCCGGGCCTGGAGGTGCGCGGGGTGGACATCTCCCGCTGGGGCCTGGACACGGCCAAGGAGGAGGTGCGCCCCTTCCTGACCGAAGCCCCGGCCCAGGAACTGCCCTTCGCGGACAACTCCTTCGACCTGGTGATCTCCCTGGCCACCTTCCACAACCTCAAGGTCTTCGAGCTCAAGCGGGCCATCGACGAACTCAACCGCGTGGCCAAGGACCCCGCCCGCTCCTACGTGATGCTCGAATCCTACCGCAATGAGGCCGAGCGGGTGAACCTGATGTTCTGGCAGCTCACGTGCGAGAGCTTCTATTCCGTGGAAGAATGGGAATGGCTCTACGCGCACTTCGGCTTCAAGGGCGATTATTCCTTCATCTTCTTCGAGTAG
- a CDS encoding transketolase family protein has translation MRKKALDMVHDLARRDARVVFIGSDLGCGTLEALQKELPGQFLMEGINEACAVGMAAGMAMEGRVVYVNTIATFLARRALEQVCVDLCMHKLPVRLIANGGGLVYAPLGSTHLAVEDLALMRALPNMTVVAPCDAPEMERCMAQTLDWPGPMYIRLAKGYDPVVSDPAAGFAIGRAIHCRKGSDVLLAVTGVALQQALGAADLLAAQGVSAGVLHMHTLKPFDAQALLEAAAGARAVVTVEEHTLLGGLGSAAAETLLEAGMARPFKRLGIPDIFPDYYGTQLEIMARLGLDAQGVARAALELLEAPRT, from the coding sequence ATGCGTAAGAAAGCCTTGGACATGGTCCACGATCTGGCCCGGCGCGACGCCCGCGTGGTGTTCATCGGGTCAGACCTGGGATGCGGCACCCTTGAGGCGCTCCAGAAGGAGCTGCCCGGCCAGTTCCTGATGGAGGGCATCAACGAGGCCTGCGCCGTGGGCATGGCGGCCGGCATGGCCATGGAAGGCCGCGTGGTCTACGTGAACACCATCGCCACCTTCCTGGCCCGGCGCGCCCTGGAGCAGGTCTGCGTGGACCTGTGCATGCACAAGCTCCCCGTGCGGCTCATCGCCAACGGCGGCGGGCTGGTCTACGCGCCACTGGGCTCCACCCACTTGGCCGTGGAGGACCTGGCCCTCATGCGCGCCCTGCCCAACATGACCGTGGTGGCCCCCTGCGACGCCCCCGAAATGGAACGCTGCATGGCCCAGACCCTGGACTGGCCCGGCCCCATGTATATCCGCCTGGCCAAAGGCTACGACCCCGTGGTCTCCGACCCCGCAGCGGGCTTCGCCATCGGCCGGGCCATCCACTGCCGCAAAGGCTCCGACGTGCTGCTGGCGGTCACGGGCGTGGCCCTGCAGCAGGCCCTTGGCGCGGCCGACCTGCTGGCCGCCCAGGGCGTTTCGGCCGGGGTGCTGCACATGCACACCCTCAAGCCCTTCGACGCCCAGGCCCTGCTGGAGGCCGCCGCCGGAGCGCGCGCCGTGGTCACCGTGGAGGAGCACACCCTCCTGGGCGGCCTGGGCAGCGCCGCCGCCGAGACCCTCCTGGAGGCCGGCATGGCCCGACCCTTCAAGCGTCTCGGCATCCCCGACATCTTCCCCGACTACTACGGCACGCAGCTGGAGATCATGGCCCGCCTGGGCCTGGACGCCCAGGGCGTCGCCCGGGCGGCCCTGGAGCTGCTCGAAGCCCCCCGGACCTGA
- a CDS encoding transketolase, giving the protein MNDMHGSARAWHEQAMGAALDARSLELRRTVVEMLARAGRGHLGSSLSLIEMLRALYDHVLRFDPARPGMPERDRCILSKGHGCLALYALLADKGFFPREELWRFCRKDALLGGHPDATKIPGVEASTGSLGHGLPIGLGMALAVRGRSPEPRVFVVLGDGECNEGSVWEACLSAGNRGVENLTLLVDYNKYQSYDATCVVQDLEPLDEKFRAFKWAVRHVNGHDVQALRQTLSGVPFEPGMPSAVICHTVKGKGIHFAENNLQWHHKSSINEEMAARMREALG; this is encoded by the coding sequence ATGAACGACATGCATGGTTCGGCTCGCGCCTGGCATGAGCAGGCCATGGGGGCCGCCCTGGACGCGCGCTCTCTGGAACTGCGCCGCACGGTGGTGGAGATGCTCGCCCGGGCGGGCAGGGGGCACCTGGGGTCCTCCCTGTCGCTCATCGAGATGCTGCGCGCGCTCTACGACCACGTGCTGCGTTTCGATCCCGCCCGGCCCGGCATGCCGGAGCGCGACCGCTGCATTCTGAGCAAGGGCCACGGCTGCCTGGCCCTCTACGCCCTGCTGGCGGACAAGGGCTTCTTCCCTCGCGAGGAGCTGTGGCGCTTTTGTCGCAAGGACGCCCTGCTGGGCGGCCATCCGGACGCCACCAAGATTCCCGGCGTGGAGGCCTCCACGGGCAGCCTGGGCCACGGGCTGCCCATCGGCCTGGGCATGGCCCTGGCCGTGCGCGGCCGAAGCCCGGAGCCCCGCGTGTTCGTGGTGCTGGGCGACGGCGAGTGTAACGAGGGCTCCGTGTGGGAGGCCTGCCTGAGCGCGGGCAACCGGGGCGTGGAGAATCTGACGCTCCTGGTGGACTACAACAAGTACCAGTCCTACGACGCCACCTGCGTGGTGCAGGACCTGGAACCCCTGGACGAGAAATTCCGGGCCTTCAAGTGGGCCGTGCGCCACGTGAACGGCCACGACGTGCAGGCCCTGCGTCAGACCCTCTCGGGCGTGCCCTTCGAGCCCGGCATGCCCTCGGCCGTGATCTGCCACACCGTCAAGGGCAAGGGCATACACTTTGCAGAAAACAATCTGCAATGGCACCACAAAAGCTCCATCAACGAGGAAATGGCCGCGCGCATGCGCGAGGCCCTGGGGTAG
- a CDS encoding phosphotransferase: MSSDAEALWERLAGGPVLARRLSSNGRNSRVYRLELPGGGLLAGKRYPQNPADPRDRLGAELAGLTLCRRAGLRVPEPVAFSREEGALLMEFVRGEPVGDPGESGVDEAVAFLAALRALSAQLPGQAEVALECGRDLSPGPLSGGQSPGHRVFLAPASEACFTGQALAANLEVRLQRLEAARGEEPEYAALTELVSALRARFARALRESPAGFGPTWETPLPEAQRTLSPSDFGFHNALRLSGGGLCFLDLEYFGRDDPAKTLCDFVLHPGMALPDHLAGRFLAGAGRALLEAGGAGRSVAAFPFYALKWCAIVLNEFVAADRARRDFAGRDTRRETLRRQLALATRILEDLDERHAWFGSRLA; the protein is encoded by the coding sequence ATGTCTTCGGACGCTGAAGCCCTCTGGGAACGCCTCGCGGGAGGCCCCGTGCTCGCGCGGCGTCTCTCCTCCAACGGGCGCAACAGCCGCGTCTACCGCCTGGAGCTGCCGGGCGGCGGCCTGCTGGCGGGCAAGCGCTATCCGCAAAACCCCGCCGACCCCCGCGACCGCCTCGGCGCGGAGCTGGCGGGCCTGACCCTCTGCCGCAGGGCGGGGCTGCGCGTGCCAGAGCCTGTTGCCTTCAGCCGGGAGGAGGGCGCGCTGCTCATGGAGTTCGTGCGGGGCGAGCCCGTGGGCGACCCGGGCGAATCCGGCGTGGACGAGGCCGTGGCGTTCCTGGCGGCTTTGCGCGCGCTTTCGGCCCAACTGCCCGGCCAGGCGGAGGTGGCTCTGGAGTGCGGGAGGGATTTGTCCCCTGGCCCGCTGTCCGGCGGCCAGTCGCCGGGCCATCGGGTGTTCCTCGCCCCGGCCTCGGAGGCCTGCTTCACGGGCCAGGCCCTGGCCGCCAACCTGGAGGTACGCCTGCAGCGCCTGGAAGCCGCCCGTGGGGAGGAGCCCGAGTACGCCGCCCTGACGGAGCTGGTGTCGGCCCTGCGCGCACGGTTCGCCCGGGCGCTTCGCGAATCTCCGGCCGGGTTCGGGCCGACCTGGGAAACGCCCCTGCCCGAGGCGCAGCGCACACTCTCGCCTTCGGATTTCGGCTTCCACAACGCCCTGCGCCTGTCCGGCGGCGGTCTGTGCTTCCTCGACCTGGAATATTTCGGCCGGGACGACCCGGCCAAGACCCTCTGCGACTTCGTGCTGCACCCGGGCATGGCCCTGCCCGATCACCTGGCCGGACGCTTCCTGGCCGGGGCGGGGCGGGCGCTCCTGGAGGCTGGCGGGGCCGGCCGCTCCGTGGCGGCCTTCCCGTTCTACGCCCTCAAGTGGTGCGCGATCGTGCTCAACGAGTTCGTCGCCGCCGACCGCGCCCGCCGCGACTTCGCTGGCCGCGACACCCGGCGAGAAACCCTGCGCCGCCAGCTGGCCCTGGCAACGCGCATCCTGGAGGACCTCGATGAACGACATGCATGGTTCGGCTCGCGCCTGGCATGA
- a CDS encoding PfkB family carbohydrate kinase: MSVHDKILDLDDLRAELDRIRDSRRIVHCHGTFDIMHLGHIRHFRKARELGDVLVVTVTPDRFVNKGPHRPMFTAEHRAEVLASLAEIDYVAVNRWPTAVETIALLRPHVYVKGDEYRQAENDVTGKIVDEQQAVEAVGGEIRYTEDIVFSSSNIINRTMSPFSEEVQAWLLDFSSRHDSRSILEALERMRSLRVLALGETIVDEYHFCETLGKSGKEPVLVAKCLHKERYAGGILAVANHLAAFADRVSLLSQVGGQNPQLDFIRESLRPNVEQDFQEVPHGVTLVKRRFVERYPFQKLFETYTMNGNEYDPVHSVRFRQRLEEILPEMDLVVVADYGHGLIHPDTAELLEEKARFLAINTQMNAGNQGYHAYSKYRRADLISISENELRMEARSRTATVEELILRAAERANCERIVITQGERGCLCWSAAEGFFRVPAFTTKVVDRIGAGDTVLSVVSLCGALGLPIEVAGFLGSVAGAEAVATVCNKKFLDKVGFQKSVVSLLK; this comes from the coding sequence ATGAGCGTACACGACAAGATTCTCGACCTGGACGACCTGCGCGCCGAGCTGGACCGCATCCGCGACTCCAGGCGCATCGTGCACTGCCACGGCACCTTCGACATCATGCACCTGGGCCACATCCGCCACTTCCGCAAGGCCCGGGAGCTGGGCGACGTGCTGGTGGTCACCGTCACGCCGGACCGCTTCGTGAACAAGGGGCCGCACCGCCCCATGTTCACCGCCGAGCACCGCGCCGAGGTGCTGGCCTCCCTGGCCGAGATCGACTACGTGGCCGTGAATCGCTGGCCCACCGCCGTGGAGACCATCGCGCTCCTGCGCCCCCACGTCTACGTGAAGGGCGACGAGTACCGCCAGGCCGAGAACGACGTGACCGGCAAGATCGTGGACGAGCAGCAGGCCGTGGAGGCCGTGGGCGGCGAGATCCGCTACACCGAAGACATCGTCTTCAGCTCGTCCAACATCATCAACCGCACCATGTCGCCCTTCTCCGAGGAGGTGCAGGCCTGGCTCCTGGACTTCTCCTCGCGCCACGACAGCCGCTCCATCCTGGAAGCCCTGGAGCGCATGCGCTCCCTGCGCGTGCTGGCCCTGGGCGAGACCATCGTGGACGAATACCACTTCTGCGAAACCCTGGGCAAATCCGGCAAGGAGCCCGTGCTCGTGGCCAAGTGCCTGCACAAGGAACGCTACGCCGGGGGCATCCTGGCCGTGGCCAACCACCTAGCCGCCTTCGCGGACCGCGTCTCGCTGCTCTCCCAGGTGGGCGGCCAGAACCCCCAGCTCGATTTCATCCGCGAGAGCCTGCGCCCCAACGTGGAGCAGGACTTCCAGGAGGTGCCCCACGGCGTCACCCTGGTGAAGCGTCGCTTCGTGGAACGCTACCCCTTCCAGAAGCTCTTCGAGACCTACACCATGAACGGCAACGAGTACGACCCCGTGCACTCGGTGCGCTTCCGCCAACGGCTCGAAGAGATCCTTCCCGAGATGGACCTGGTGGTGGTGGCCGACTACGGCCACGGCCTCATCCACCCCGACACGGCCGAGCTTCTGGAGGAGAAGGCCCGCTTCCTGGCCATCAACACCCAGATGAATGCGGGCAACCAGGGCTACCACGCCTACTCCAAGTACCGCCGGGCGGACCTCATCTCCATCTCCGAGAACGAGCTGCGCATGGAGGCCAGGAGCCGCACCGCCACCGTGGAGGAACTCATCCTGCGCGCGGCCGAGCGCGCCAACTGCGAGCGCATCGTGATCACCCAGGGCGAACGAGGCTGCCTGTGCTGGTCCGCCGCCGAGGGCTTCTTCCGCGTGCCCGCCTTCACCACCAAGGTGGTGGACCGCATCGGCGCGGGCGACACGGTGCTTTCGGTGGTCTCGCTCTGCGGCGCCCTGGGCCTGCCCATCGAAGTGGCCGGGTTCCTGGGCAGCGTGGCCGGGGCCGAGGCCGTGGCCACGGTGTGCAACAAGAAATTCCTGGACAAGGTGGGCTTCCAGAAGAGCGTCGTCTCGCTCCTCAAGTAG
- a CDS encoding NAD-dependent epimerase/dehydratase family protein — MIEQCKDVLIFGAGGFIGSTAAAFLAARGWNVEARTRQDCDLTDPDAAAKVFAGRSRPVRVLLCACVSRHLEDTFGTMVKNVAMVENFLRAARPGQVASCVYLSSTDVYGNRPLLPVTEETAALPEFYYGVSKLANETLLLRAGLADFPVAALRLPGIYGPTDQGHSILGMFARRVLRGEPLTVYGDGGTLRDFVLVTDLCSVIERLLEREFHGPLNVATGSSMRLLDILHLLAAAAGRELDLRHAPAGSRSHDLAFDTRGLHAAVGENLSMTPLRAGVRILVDSLRAEAAPPAQAAKPGARGGAQ; from the coding sequence ATGATCGAGCAGTGCAAGGATGTCCTGATCTTCGGCGCGGGCGGCTTCATAGGCTCCACGGCCGCCGCGTTCCTGGCGGCGCGAGGCTGGAACGTGGAGGCCCGCACCCGGCAGGACTGCGACCTCACCGACCCCGATGCCGCGGCGAAGGTCTTCGCCGGACGCTCCCGTCCGGTGCGCGTGCTGCTTTGCGCCTGCGTGAGCCGCCACCTGGAGGACACCTTCGGCACCATGGTGAAAAACGTGGCCATGGTGGAGAACTTCCTGCGCGCCGCTCGCCCGGGCCAGGTGGCCTCCTGCGTCTACCTGAGCTCCACCGACGTTTACGGCAACCGGCCCCTCCTGCCCGTCACCGAGGAGACGGCGGCCCTGCCCGAGTTCTACTACGGCGTCTCCAAGCTGGCCAACGAGACTCTGCTCCTTCGCGCGGGCCTGGCCGATTTCCCCGTGGCCGCCCTGCGCCTGCCGGGCATCTACGGCCCCACGGACCAGGGCCATTCCATCCTGGGCATGTTCGCCCGGCGCGTGCTGCGCGGCGAGCCGCTCACCGTCTACGGAGACGGCGGCACCCTGCGCGACTTCGTGCTCGTCACGGACCTCTGCTCGGTGATCGAACGGCTCCTGGAGCGGGAGTTCCACGGACCGCTCAACGTGGCCACGGGGTCAAGCATGCGGCTCCTGGACATTCTGCATCTGCTCGCGGCCGCGGCCGGCCGTGAGCTGGACCTGCGGCACGCCCCGGCCGGGTCCCGCTCCCACGATCTCGCCTTCGACACCAGGGGCCTTCACGCGGCCGTGGGCGAAAACCTTTCCATGACCCCTTTGCGCGCGGGCGTGCGCATCCTCGTCGATTCCCTGCGGGCGGAGGCGGCCCCCCCCGCCCAAGCCGCGAAGCCCGGCGCCCGCGGAGGCGCCCAGTGA
- a CDS encoding methyltransferase domain-containing protein, which yields MTIAGRDAPAQAAPGTPLRAVPCVALVRPAQPEDPSLSGLDGRRFLPELMAALAAEGVCSRAVAAVPSGLEGEAVLELRRACLEAGVEWFEGSETPQGRLEQIMEVNGWEAALVLTGYAALLDGQALARACEAVASGRARAAWGGGVGPERFFCVVDRQAARALAGRALSGHAGPPLPPTAFPAALQALGVEGLAIDGLESPAERFVTGARLAGEGRPLDAELVRAVLDPARPGAWLDASAQREALRRRCGVADWEALDAAVAPLPADCLDRLAAQVRLFDALREHLPARRGRFVELGAGSVPLCACLLAEHFREGLALEPHVLDEAALAHTRTLARTLRSAWPGLLPGVAGAGPEAPEARALCHEAQRLEALNLPGGSVDFIYSRMTLEHVDDMESLSREFARVLAPEGTMLHRVDFRDHRGEGEHTAVHFDFLRHGPEEWRALDGVTNQLRVSDYVSLWDNLGFAVRVLDRRWRRVPPGTLHPFWANRPEEDLYCYDALLVARRAAGALHGDPSCS from the coding sequence GTGACCATCGCAGGCCGGGATGCCCCGGCCCAGGCCGCCCCGGGAACACCCTTGCGCGCCGTGCCCTGCGTCGCCCTCGTGCGCCCCGCCCAGCCGGAGGACCCCTCGCTCTCCGGTCTGGACGGCAGGCGCTTCCTGCCGGAACTCATGGCGGCCCTGGCGGCGGAAGGCGTTTGCTCCCGGGCCGTGGCCGCCGTGCCGTCCGGGCTGGAGGGCGAGGCCGTGCTCGAACTGCGCCGCGCCTGTCTGGAGGCCGGAGTGGAGTGGTTCGAGGGCAGCGAAACCCCCCAGGGCCGTCTGGAACAGATCATGGAAGTCAACGGCTGGGAGGCCGCCCTGGTGCTCACGGGCTACGCCGCCCTGCTGGACGGCCAGGCCCTGGCCCGCGCCTGCGAGGCCGTGGCCTCGGGGAGAGCCCGGGCCGCCTGGGGCGGGGGCGTGGGGCCGGAGCGCTTCTTCTGCGTGGTGGACCGCCAGGCCGCCCGCGCCCTGGCCGGTCGCGCCCTGTCCGGCCACGCGGGGCCGCCCCTGCCGCCCACGGCGTTTCCGGCGGCGCTTCAGGCGCTGGGCGTGGAAGGGCTGGCCATTGATGGGCTTGAGTCTCCCGCCGAGCGCTTCGTCACGGGCGCGCGGCTGGCCGGGGAGGGCAGGCCCCTGGACGCGGAGCTGGTCCGCGCCGTGCTGGACCCCGCGCGCCCCGGAGCCTGGCTCGACGCCAGCGCCCAGCGCGAGGCCCTACGGCGGCGCTGCGGAGTGGCCGACTGGGAGGCCCTGGATGCCGCCGTGGCCCCGCTGCCCGCCGACTGCCTGGATCGCCTGGCCGCCCAGGTGCGACTTTTCGACGCCCTCCGGGAGCACCTGCCCGCGCGGCGCGGCCGCTTCGTGGAGCTGGGCGCGGGGAGCGTGCCCCTGTGCGCCTGCCTGCTGGCCGAACATTTCCGCGAGGGTCTGGCCCTGGAGCCCCACGTCCTGGACGAGGCGGCCCTGGCCCACACCCGGACCCTGGCGCGCACGCTGCGCTCGGCCTGGCCGGGGCTGTTGCCCGGCGTCGCGGGGGCCGGGCCGGAAGCGCCGGAGGCCCGGGCGCTCTGCCACGAGGCCCAGCGCCTGGAAGCGCTGAACCTGCCCGGGGGCTCGGTGGACTTCATCTACTCGCGCATGACCCTGGAACACGTGGACGACATGGAGTCACTCTCGCGCGAGTTCGCCCGCGTGCTCGCCCCGGAGGGGACCATGCTCCACCGCGTGGATTTCCGCGACCACCGGGGCGAGGGCGAGCACACCGCGGTGCACTTCGATTTCCTGCGCCACGGCCCCGAGGAGTGGCGCGCCCTGGACGGCGTGACCAACCAGCTGCGAGTGAGCGACTACGTTTCGCTCTGGGACAACCTGGGTTTCGCCGTCCGCGTGCTGGACCGGCGCTGGCGCAGGGTGCCCCCCGGGACCCTTCATCCCTTCTGGGCGAACCGCCCGGAGGAGGACCTCTACTGCTACGACGCCCTGCTGGTGGCCCGCCGCGCGGCAGGCGCACTCCACGGAGACCCCTCATGCTCATGA
- a CDS encoding NAD-dependent epimerase/dehydratase family protein, with amino-acid sequence MEKKFKRILVTGGAGYVGSALVPRLLREGYEVRVLDLYIYGDHVLDEVKGHPGLTEIKGDMRDRALLERAAAGCDSVIHLACISNDPSFELDPGLGKSINYDAFLDLVDVSKQAGARRFIYASSSSVYGIKDEEQVTEDLSLEPLTDYSKYKAMCEDVLLNAGSASFVPLVIRPSTVCGYAPRLRLDVVVNILTNHAYHTRKIKVFGGEQLRPNIHINDMVDVYIQGMLWEDKDIFNKIYNVGYMNQKVRELGELVRETVGGDIDMEIVPTNDNRSYRVSSEKIRRELGFAPKFDIQDAVRDLVDAFKAGKVPNSMTDPIYFNIKRMQEINLK; translated from the coding sequence ATGGAAAAGAAATTCAAGAGGATCCTCGTCACCGGCGGAGCGGGGTACGTGGGCAGCGCGCTGGTGCCGCGCCTGCTGCGCGAGGGTTACGAGGTCCGCGTGCTCGACCTCTACATCTACGGCGACCACGTGCTGGACGAGGTGAAGGGCCACCCCGGCCTCACCGAGATCAAGGGCGACATGCGCGACCGCGCCCTGCTGGAGCGCGCCGCCGCCGGGTGCGACTCCGTGATCCACCTGGCCTGCATCTCCAACGACCCCAGCTTCGAGCTGGACCCCGGCCTGGGCAAGTCCATCAACTACGACGCCTTCCTCGACCTGGTGGACGTGTCCAAGCAGGCCGGGGCAAGGCGCTTCATCTACGCCTCGTCCTCCTCTGTCTACGGCATAAAGGACGAGGAGCAGGTCACCGAGGACCTCTCCCTGGAGCCCCTCACCGACTACTCCAAGTACAAGGCCATGTGCGAGGACGTGCTCCTCAACGCGGGCAGCGCCTCCTTCGTGCCTCTGGTCATCCGCCCCTCCACCGTGTGCGGCTACGCCCCGCGCCTGCGCCTGGACGTGGTGGTGAACATCCTCACCAACCACGCCTACCACACCCGCAAGATCAAGGTGTTCGGCGGCGAGCAGCTGCGCCCCAACATCCACATCAACGACATGGTGGATGTCTACATCCAGGGCATGCTCTGGGAGGACAAGGACATCTTCAACAAGATCTACAACGTGGGCTACATGAACCAGAAGGTCCGCGAGCTGGGAGAGCTGGTGCGCGAAACCGTGGGCGGCGACATCGACATGGAGATCGTGCCCACCAACGACAACCGCTCCTACCGCGTCTCCTCCGAGAAGATCCGCCGCGAGCTGGGCTTCGCCCCCAAGTTCGACATCCAGGACGCCGTGCGCGACCTGGTGGACGCCTTCAAGGCCGGGAAGGTCCCCAACTCCATGACCGACCCCATCTACTTCAACATCAAGCGCATGCAGGAAATCAACCTGAAGTAG